A window of Gemmatimonadota bacterium contains these coding sequences:
- a CDS encoding IS200/IS605 family element transposase accessory protein TnpB, giving the protein MVKSFKYRLRPTKKQEKILLAHIEQCCILYNQLLCARIQAWKKNKESLSRYDQQETLPMLKKQYNPFSLVHSQVLQQVCQRVDWAFKGFFRRLKQKSKTGEKAGFPRYKSENRYDSITYTQFASSCRLDAKGLRLSKIGCIRVVQHRPLEGIPKSCTIRRTKTGKWFVSISCDMGDTPEKADTGSAAGIDVGLTSFAVTSDGERIENQRFFRQEEKNLAKAQRNWDKVKKRPKTDLVKEKRRKVIARVHERIRNKRHNFAHQESRKMVNRHGFIAVEKLDVKDMEKNRRLAKSIADVAWSLFRHCLEYKAEEAGIGFKAVPPDYTSQDCSACGHREKKPLSQRVHHCKQCGYKTDRDHNAAINILALGLQRQVA; this is encoded by the coding sequence ATGGTTAAATCATTTAAATACAGATTGCGACCCACCAAAAAACAAGAGAAAATCTTGCTGGCGCATATTGAGCAATGTTGCATTCTCTACAACCAACTCCTCTGTGCAAGAATACAAGCATGGAAAAAGAATAAAGAAAGTTTGTCGCGCTATGACCAACAAGAGACTTTGCCCATGCTTAAAAAACAATACAACCCTTTTTCTCTTGTCCATTCTCAAGTCCTCCAACAAGTATGCCAGAGAGTAGATTGGGCATTCAAAGGTTTCTTTCGGCGTCTCAAACAGAAGTCAAAGACGGGCGAGAAAGCAGGCTTTCCCAGATACAAGAGTGAGAACCGCTATGACTCTATCACCTATACTCAGTTTGCCAGCAGTTGTCGATTGGACGCCAAAGGCTTGCGATTGAGTAAAATAGGTTGCATCCGTGTCGTTCAGCATAGACCGCTTGAAGGTATCCCTAAGTCTTGCACAATCAGACGCACAAAGACGGGCAAATGGTTTGTGTCTATCTCTTGCGATATGGGCGATACGCCTGAAAAAGCAGACACAGGCTCTGCTGCTGGCATTGACGTGGGTCTTACGTCCTTTGCAGTAACCAGTGACGGCGAGAGAATAGAGAATCAGAGATTCTTTCGCCAAGAGGAAAAGAACCTTGCCAAAGCACAGCGCAACTGGGACAAAGTGAAAAAAAGACCCAAGACCGATCTTGTCAAAGAAAAGCGTCGCAAAGTCATTGCCAGAGTGCATGAGCGTATCCGTAATAAGCGACATAACTTTGCCCATCAAGAATCAAGAAAAATGGTCAATCGTCACGGTTTCATTGCCGTCGAGAAACTGGACGTTAAAGATATGGAAAAGAATAGACGATTGGCTAAATCAATAGCAGACGTAGCATGGTCCCTGTTTCGGCACTGTCTCGAATACAAAGCGGAAGAAGCTGGTATTGGATTCAAGGCCGTTCCACCTGACTATACGTCACAAGATTGCTCTGCATGTGGACATAGAGAAAAGAAACCACTGTCTCAGCGTGTGCATCATTGCAAACAGTGTGGGTATAAGACGGACAGAGACCACAATGCTGCGATAAACATATTGGCGTTGGGGCTACAACGTCAGGTGGCTTGA